The stretch of DNA GTGATCATACAATTATTATATTTCTGCTTGCTACAGGTGTACGATTAGGGGAAATGTGTAATCTCAAGTGGTCTGATGTAGATTTAGATACTGGTACTATTGTTGTTTTTGGTAAAAAGAGACAGTCAAGAAGTATCCCTATCACTGACAAATTAACAAAGGAACTACTTGCATACAAACACTATGTAGATAATCATTTCAGATTCGAACCACAATATGTATTCACTAATTCACTCAACCATAAGATGACAACAAGTGCTGGTAAGCAAATATTTCAGCGTTTAAAGGCTATAATGAACTTTAAAAATTGCAGATTGTCGGCACACACCTTCCGTCACTCATTTGCTCACCGATGTCTAATGGCTGGTATGGATGTATTTACATTACAAAAATTACTTGGTCACTCTAAACTCGATATGACTATGCGTTATGTAGCCTTGTGGGGTACGGCATTGAGAGATCAAGCAGAAAAATACAGCCCATTAAATTCATTGGACATTTAAGGAGGAATGTACTATGTCAAACTACTCTAGTCGTACCGTTTTTCTAGCCATGCAGGATAAAGAAACTGCTGAAAACCTTGTTAAAATTACGCACCGTACAACACAATTACAACGTGATTTACTGGTTCATCGTCATAACCTATCTGATTCATCTAAGAGTGTAATTCAGAAGCAGATTCGTTTGTTAAAACTACAACGTGACTATATCTTATCGTTTTTTGATGGAACTCAAACAGAAAAAATGGAGGTAATTTGAAATGTCTAATATTGAAGGTTACGGAACTATTACATTTGCAGTATCAACAAATGCCGAGGGTAAAGTGGTAACTGAAGCACTAGAAATTATTGTTCATCGTTTTGAAAAGTGGTGTGAAGAACAATCACTTAAAGATTCAGATATTAAAATCCACGATTATGATGTGTCAGTAGAGCAATTCTTTGATAATGACGAAGATGAGAGTTAAAAGTGAGCAGGATTAACTTCCTGCTTTTTTATTTTGGCATAAAATAAAGAACAATCCCATGATGTCGTGTGAAGTTTTAGAGACCCCTCTTTTCTCTTACTCCTGCAACGCTTCCCTTAATTTTTGATTTTCTTGTTACTAATGATAAAGAAAACAAACTAGCGAAAACGAACACAGGTGATAGAAAACGGTTCAATAGATTTACCTCTATATCAACGTTTATTCCACATTCTTTTAAAAAGAGATAATAGTCTTTTAGGGAAAGAGAGTAAATACTACTACCTATTCGAAAGAGTTACTATATCCTTACTGCCCCAATGCTTTACAGCATTTCTGTTTTTTCTGTTACTAATGGTAAAGACAGCGTGATCTAAGTCGACGTTTAGAAAACGCTCGTATCCCTTGATATAACTGAGTTCTTAAGAGATTGCACCTATCTAATAATATATCTAAATGAGTACAATCCCTTATGTACCAACGAATTCCGCCATTTTTCCTTAATGGTGTTTAAAGGGGAGTATTAGCAATAATTAATGTAACGGTATTTGAAAATCCTACATCTCAACTCCCACATAGGATTACGGCATTTTTAGTTTTTCTGTTACTAATGATTAGAAGTCAACTTCCAATTTGGATTTTGTTTTTCCTGTTACTAATGATATAGAAATACAATTCCTCGATAAAATGAACCACCTAACAATATATGTACATGGATACAATATTGATACGGCAAGGTTTAAGCCACATTTCAATCGAGGGAGATAATAGTCTTTTAGGGAAA from Bacillus horti encodes:
- a CDS encoding tyrosine-type recombinase/integrase; its protein translation is MKFGIDEFINERKFMNVSEHTIRRYEQQFNQFNNYMTENEVINVEEVTSNHVKSFLMNFQNDAPSTRNSRIRTLKSFFNFMFSCEVIIEAKNPMKKISYVREDVQIEVFSDEQIRQMLAYYRRLKGRDKSFFAYRDHTIIIFLLATGVRLGEMCNLKWSDVDLDTGTIVVFGKKRQSRSIPITDKLTKELLAYKHYVDNHFRFEPQYVFTNSLNHKMTTSAGKQIFQRLKAIMNFKNCRLSAHTFRHSFAHRCLMAGMDVFTLQKLLGHSKLDMTMRYVALWGTALRDQAEKYSPLNSLDI